A DNA window from Candidatus Sulfidibacterium hydrothermale contains the following coding sequences:
- a CDS encoding thymidylate synthase, producing MRQYLDLLRYVSEHGTVKNDRTGTGTKSVFGYQMRFDLSEGFPLLTTKKLHLKSIIYELLWFLKGDTNVHYLQEHGVKIWNAWADENGNLGPVYGAQWRNWNNEGIDQIKIAVDQIKNNPDSRRIIVAAWNPSVLPESGKSFAENVANGKAALPPCHAWFQFYVTNGKLSCQLYQRSADIFLGVPFNIASYALLTMMMAQVTNLKPGDFVHTLGDAHIYLNHTEQVALQLSREPRPLPVMELNPEVHDIFQFQYEDFTLKDYHPHPHIKGEISV from the coding sequence ATGAGACAATATCTCGACTTGCTGCGTTATGTATCTGAACACGGAACCGTAAAAAACGACCGTACCGGAACAGGCACCAAAAGTGTGTTTGGGTATCAGATGCGTTTTGACCTGAGCGAAGGTTTTCCTTTATTAACAACAAAAAAATTGCATCTTAAGTCGATTATTTATGAGTTGCTCTGGTTTTTAAAAGGCGATACCAACGTACACTATCTTCAGGAACATGGCGTAAAGATCTGGAATGCCTGGGCCGACGAAAACGGCAATTTAGGACCAGTTTACGGAGCACAATGGCGCAACTGGAACAACGAAGGCATTGACCAAATAAAAATTGCCGTGGATCAAATTAAGAACAATCCGGACAGCCGCCGGATTATCGTTGCCGCCTGGAATCCTTCGGTTTTGCCGGAATCCGGAAAAAGTTTTGCTGAAAATGTGGCCAACGGAAAAGCGGCTCTTCCCCCCTGCCATGCCTGGTTTCAGTTTTATGTGACCAACGGGAAACTCTCTTGTCAGCTTTACCAGCGCAGCGCCGACATCTTTCTCGGCGTACCGTTCAACATTGCTTCGTATGCGCTGCTCACAATGATGATGGCACAGGTTACCAACTTAAAACCAGGCGATTTTGTTCACACTTTAGGCGACGCGCATATCTATCTGAACCATACAGAACAGGTTGCTTTACAACTTTCGCGCGAACCGCGTCCTTTACCGGTTATGGAACTGAATCCGGAAGTACACGATATTTTTCAATTTCAATACGAAGACTTTACGCTGAAAGACTATCATCCGCATCCCCATATTAAAGGCGAGATATCGGTTTAA
- a CDS encoding IS110 family RNA-guided transposase produces MCKVIGIDVSKLTFDVAFQKKDEKFSFFKYSNDAKGFTKFMKIIDKEDLCVMEATGPYYLFLARFLFKQGVKVSVVNPLQIKHFVRMRMVKAKTDKKDALMIALYGQSEQPVLWQPDEPVIMQVQQIHSAIEGLQKQATMLHNQLEAFSRFPDCDKKVMRELRALLKTIKLKIAKLEAGILEKIKIHYANTFNALTSIPGIGPKTAAILIAITNNFQKFDNAKRLSSYVGLVPRIFSSGTSINGKGHITKMGNRYIRKLLYLCSWSAKKHNSQCIALYDRLSEKGKPERVIKIAIANKLLRQAYAIGTKLNKYEENYEKIFAF; encoded by the coding sequence ATGTGCAAAGTTATAGGAATTGATGTATCAAAATTAACTTTTGATGTTGCTTTTCAAAAAAAAGATGAAAAGTTCTCTTTTTTCAAATACAGTAATGATGCCAAAGGGTTTACAAAGTTTATGAAGATTATTGATAAAGAGGATCTCTGTGTAATGGAAGCAACAGGCCCTTATTATCTGTTTTTAGCCCGGTTTCTTTTTAAACAAGGGGTAAAAGTATCCGTAGTTAATCCATTGCAGATTAAACACTTCGTAAGAATGCGAATGGTAAAAGCCAAAACGGATAAAAAAGATGCCCTGATGATCGCTTTATATGGCCAATCAGAACAACCCGTTTTGTGGCAACCCGATGAGCCGGTGATTATGCAGGTTCAGCAAATTCATTCTGCCATTGAAGGTTTGCAAAAACAGGCAACCATGCTTCATAATCAACTGGAAGCATTTTCCCGGTTTCCTGATTGCGACAAGAAAGTAATGCGTGAGTTAAGAGCATTGTTAAAAACGATTAAACTGAAAATAGCTAAACTGGAAGCCGGAATACTTGAAAAAATAAAAATACATTATGCCAATACATTTAATGCGCTGACATCTATTCCGGGTATTGGACCAAAAACAGCGGCCATCCTGATAGCAATTACCAATAACTTTCAAAAATTTGACAATGCTAAGAGATTATCTTCTTACGTAGGGTTGGTTCCCAGGATATTTTCATCAGGGACAAGTATAAACGGAAAAGGACACATTACAAAAATGGGGAACAGATATATACGCAAGCTATTGTATTTATGTTCATGGTCAGCAAAAAAACACAATAGTCAATGTATAGCACTCTATGATAGATTATCAGAAAAAGGAAAGCCCGAAAGAGTTATAAAAATTGCAATTGCAAATAAGTTGTTAAGACAGGCCTATGCTATTGGAACAAAATTGAATAAATACGAAGAAAATTATGAAAAAATATTTGCTTTTTAA
- a CDS encoding bifunctional nuclease family protein produces MKKVEMFVAGMSYSQSQSGAYALFLGVVGEDKRLPIIIGGFEAQAIAIFLEKMKPQRPLTHDLFKNFADSFEIHLLEVVINKFEEGIFFSKLVCEKDGEIKEIDSRTSDAVALALRFGCPIYADESIVEEAGIVIEEPDQEEEEENLQTTESEPHPSSANPYEDYLLEELEELLQKAIEEENYEEASRIRDEIKRRKEKS; encoded by the coding sequence ATGAAAAAAGTTGAAATGTTTGTAGCGGGCATGTCGTATAGCCAGTCGCAAAGCGGTGCTTATGCCCTTTTTCTTGGTGTTGTGGGTGAAGACAAACGGTTGCCCATCATCATTGGAGGCTTTGAGGCACAAGCCATTGCCATCTTTCTGGAAAAAATGAAACCCCAACGCCCGCTTACACATGATCTCTTTAAAAATTTTGCCGACAGTTTTGAAATCCATCTTCTTGAAGTAGTGATTAATAAATTTGAAGAAGGTATTTTTTTCTCTAAACTGGTATGCGAAAAAGATGGGGAAATTAAAGAAATTGACAGTCGCACATCGGATGCCGTAGCACTGGCTCTTCGTTTTGGCTGCCCGATTTATGCCGATGAAAGTATTGTAGAAGAAGCAGGCATCGTCATTGAAGAGCCGGATCAGGAAGAGGAAGAAGAAAACCTTCAAACAACAGAAAGCGAACCGCATCCATCATCAGCAAACCCTTATGAAGATTACCTGCTCGAAGAGCTGGAAGAACTTCTCCAGAAAGCTATCGAAGAGGAAAATTATGAAGAGGCTTCGCGAATACGCGATGAAATTAAACGAAGAAAAGAAAAAAGTTAA
- a CDS encoding dihydrofolate reductase, translated as MTDKKISIIVAIAENYAIGKDNDLLWHISNDLKRFKALTNGHVVVMGKRTYYSLPTRPLPNRTNLVITDVRGEQIDHCLMAYSIEEAIEKMDAEKENFIIGGGSIYRQFMPYAQKLYITRVHKDFDADTFFPEISPDEWELTESQKVDDDPQNDFSYSFEIYTRK; from the coding sequence ATGACCGACAAAAAAATATCCATCATTGTAGCCATTGCAGAAAATTATGCTATTGGCAAAGATAATGACCTGCTATGGCATATTTCAAACGATTTAAAACGATTTAAAGCCCTTACCAACGGCCATGTGGTGGTAATGGGAAAACGCACCTATTATTCGTTGCCAACGCGTCCGCTCCCCAACCGAACCAATTTGGTAATTACCGATGTCCGGGGAGAACAAATTGATCATTGTTTGATGGCTTATTCGATAGAAGAAGCTATAGAAAAAATGGACGCAGAGAAAGAGAATTTTATTATCGGTGGCGGATCAATTTACCGGCAGTTTATGCCCTATGCACAAAAACTATACATCACCCGGGTTCACAAAGATTTTGATGCTGATACTTTTTTCCCGGAGATCTCGCCTGACGAATGGGAACTTACCGAGAGCCAAAAAGTGGATGATGACCCGCAAAATGACTTTTCCTATTCTTTTGAAATTTATACAAGAAAATAA